Proteins encoded in a region of the Rutidosis leptorrhynchoides isolate AG116_Rl617_1_P2 chromosome 9, CSIRO_AGI_Rlap_v1, whole genome shotgun sequence genome:
- the LOC139869331 gene encoding uncharacterized protein, which yields MANDENDGWKYLLDIDDSDLTQSVSVSKPTQTILVPTEAPPFPRPLESPQLNRQKQKQPISPQQPILRGSGSNKNNKLSYRIPGPAGVFQYAYELRNNENSIVDDMSTQDFVREIINRPEADDSFTLDPWLRAMEFAYLYGGRSDIASILRQRRFLPADQVVGVVKTCEKNCVGDLSVTLKDTTGTIRGTVSSKIIDGVHGKYEGVKGIREGAVLVLQNCSIFYPSVKVKIFNITRKVLIKVFFKDDGST from the exons ATGGCCAATGATGAGAACGATGGATGGAAATACCTACTTGATATTGATGATTCCGATCTCACTCAATCTGTATCAGTTTCAAAACCCACTCAAACCATATTGGTGCCCACTGAGGCGCCACCATTCCCCCGACCTTTAGAGTCCCCCCAACTTAATCGTCAAAAACAAAAGCAACCTATTTCACCACAACAACCTATTCTTCGAGGTTCCGGGTCTAACAAAAATAACAAATTATCCTACCGAATCCCTGGACCCGCTGGTGTTTTCCAATATGCATATGAACTTCGAAATAACGAGAATAGCATTGTGGATGACATGTCTACGCAAGATTTTGTAAGGGAAATAATCAACAGACCTGAAGCGGATGATTCGTTTACACTGGATCCGTGGCTACGCGCGATGGAGTTTGCATATCTGTATGGag GTAGATCTGATATAGCAAGCATTTTGAGACAACGTAGATTTTTACCAGCTGATCAAGTTGTTGGTGTTGTTAAGACTTGTGAGAAAAATTGTGTCGGTGATCTGTCTGTAACGCTCAAA GACACTACGGGTACTATTCGAGGAACAGTATCTAGCAAGATCATCGATGGTGTACATGGGAAGTATGAAGGTGTAAAAGGCATACGTGAGGGAGCTGTTCTGGTGCTACAAAACTGCTCTATCTTTTACCCTAGTGTGAAGGTTAAAATCTTTAACATTACACGCAAGGTGTTAATTAAGGTGTTCTTTAAAGACGATGGATCTACGTAG